From Candidatus Paracaedimonas acanthamoebae, one genomic window encodes:
- a CDS encoding GNAT family N-acetyltransferase, translating to MNSSTYTRRLNENDLESFFQLRLEALQNSPTSFLTSYEAEKSRGMNAYKSLLSQTSMQEIILGAFIDQKLVGFIGLFQEKLPHIQHKCTLWGTYVQPLYRKAGVGKLLMESALQHAQKIIECHVVYLGVETTNNAARKLYESCGFKIWGTEPHALRVKDQAYEISHMSLILKK from the coding sequence ATGAATTCTTCAACTTATACGCGCCGCCTAAATGAGAATGACTTAGAAAGCTTTTTTCAATTACGCCTTGAGGCTTTGCAAAATTCTCCCACAAGTTTTCTAACTTCCTATGAAGCCGAAAAATCTCGTGGGATGAATGCCTATAAAAGCCTCCTCAGTCAAACAAGTATGCAAGAAATTATTCTAGGGGCATTTATAGACCAAAAACTCGTTGGATTTATTGGTCTTTTTCAAGAAAAACTCCCCCACATTCAGCATAAATGCACTCTCTGGGGAACTTATGTCCAACCTCTCTATCGAAAGGCGGGTGTAGGGAAACTGCTAATGGAGTCAGCTCTTCAGCACGCTCAAAAAATAATTGAATGTCACGTCGTTTATTTAGGGGTTGAAACGACAAATAATGCTGCACGAAAATTATATGAATCCTGTGGCTTCAAAATATGGGGCACTGAACCTCATGCTTTGAGAGTAAAAGATCAGGCTTATGAAATTAGTCATATGTCTCTTATCTTAAAAAAATAA
- a CDS encoding phasin family protein, whose translation MTDQANSDKKTQNNPFEFFKDMKMPSIDYEALLAIQRKNLEAFAGSQKSTMEAIKTIAGLHQEYTKNAVEQANQTLKQAMSAKTLEEQMKVHGDAVKAGFQDWMKHTQHVGKHLTEASKNFHEDMSASVKQHMKNAQDFYEKAKKTH comes from the coding sequence ATGACAGATCAAGCAAATTCCGATAAAAAAACACAAAATAATCCGTTTGAATTTTTTAAAGATATGAAGATGCCCTCAATTGATTATGAAGCACTTCTTGCTATTCAACGCAAAAATCTTGAAGCTTTTGCCGGTTCTCAAAAATCGACCATGGAGGCCATTAAAACAATTGCGGGTCTTCATCAAGAATATACAAAGAATGCCGTTGAACAAGCAAACCAAACGCTTAAGCAAGCCATGAGTGCTAAAACACTCGAAGAACAAATGAAAGTTCATGGCGATGCGGTTAAGGCGGGTTTTCAAGATTGGATGAAACATACGCAACATGTTGGAAAACATTTAACAGAAGCCAGTAAGAATTTCCATGAAGATATGAGCGCTTCAGTTAAGCAACACATGAAAAATGCCCAAGATTTTTATGAAAAAGCAAAGAAAACGCATTAA
- a CDS encoding TetR/AcrR family transcriptional regulator has product MESTGIHSKIIEATLEILAQTSWDALTMEELAAKLSITPIQLYTNFPTRCDLLKGVVQFIDDKMLELYEEGNEDLMLQEKLFDIIMCRFEVMEAYKKSLKNIILTIWRDPISFPSGVFSGLHSMSIILGAVGVPIEGIKGKLNIKILSFFYLYTLKFWFDDETQDMAKTLAHVDKGLKNIIDFLNM; this is encoded by the coding sequence ATGGAATCAACAGGAATACACTCTAAAATTATAGAGGCTACCTTAGAAATATTAGCACAGACATCTTGGGATGCCCTAACTATGGAAGAGTTAGCGGCAAAACTATCAATAACGCCGATTCAGCTTTATACAAACTTTCCGACTCGTTGTGATCTTCTGAAAGGTGTTGTGCAATTTATTGATGATAAAATGTTGGAGCTTTATGAAGAAGGGAATGAAGATCTCATGCTTCAAGAAAAGCTATTTGATATTATCATGTGCCGTTTTGAAGTCATGGAAGCCTATAAAAAATCTTTGAAAAATATTATTCTCACAATTTGGCGTGATCCAATCAGTTTTCCAAGTGGCGTTTTTTCAGGTCTTCACTCGATGAGCATAATTCTTGGGGCTGTCGGGGTTCCTATTGAAGGTATTAAAGGCAAACTTAATATCAAAATTCTTTCTTTTTTCTATCTTTATACACTTAAATTTTGGTTTGACGATGAAACACAAGACATGGCAAAGACCTTAGCGCATGTCGATAAAGGGCTCAAAAATATTATTGATTTTTTAAATATGTAA
- a CDS encoding YbjN domain-containing protein, giving the protein MPRPSSKSLVSSNNPIDFIEETLNSEEWPCYRLSSEELLIEIPGRWCDYRLQFIWQEDLNILQLFCLMDIRLQTKVKTEIQELLCLINEKLAIGHFEMMPEEGVPTYRYGYLLLNVKNLAIEVVEEMINISIAECEKFYPAFQFVIWGGKSAKEAASVAMLDTVGEA; this is encoded by the coding sequence TTGCCACGTCCATCCTCAAAATCGCTTGTTTCATCTAATAACCCTATTGATTTTATAGAAGAGACTTTAAATTCTGAAGAATGGCCTTGTTATCGATTGAGTTCTGAAGAGCTTTTAATTGAAATCCCTGGTCGTTGGTGTGACTATCGCTTGCAATTCATCTGGCAAGAAGATTTAAATATTTTACAACTCTTTTGCTTAATGGATATTCGTCTCCAGACAAAAGTAAAAACAGAAATTCAAGAATTATTGTGCCTGATTAATGAAAAATTAGCGATCGGTCATTTTGAAATGATGCCTGAAGAAGGTGTTCCAACTTATCGGTATGGTTATCTTCTTTTGAATGTGAAAAACTTAGCTATTGAAGTCGTTGAGGAGATGATTAATATTAGTATTGCCGAGTGTGAGAAATTCTATCCAGCTTTTCAATTTGTAATTTGGGGTGGAAAATCTGCAAAAGAGGCTGCATCTGTTGCAATGCTTGATACCGTAGGCGAAGCGTAG
- the rfaD gene encoding ADP-glyceromanno-heptose 6-epimerase: MLVVTGGAGFIGSNLLARLEQETQAPLVAIDTLGKDEKWKNLRHRNLAEIVAPSHAFSFLNSHIDDIKAIFHLGAISTTTETDADLVIENNLTFSINLLEWCTIHRKQFIYASSAATYGDGNEGFEDNQQVTALRKLLPLNVYGWSKHAFDLRIATRQEAYKPLPPQCVGLKFFNVYGPNEYHKGAQQSVVSHIFETLKTHSHARLFKSYHPHYQDGGQLRDFIWVDDCVDIMIWLYKNPQINGLFNVGTGKARSFLDLSNAVFQALNRPSKIKFIEMPEGLREKYQYYTQAQMSHLREVGYQKPFTSLEEGVKQYIQNYLLQSNPYR; the protein is encoded by the coding sequence ATGTTAGTTGTCACCGGAGGGGCTGGTTTTATAGGGTCTAATTTACTTGCCAGACTTGAACAGGAAACTCAAGCTCCGTTAGTCGCTATTGATACTTTGGGAAAAGACGAAAAATGGAAAAATTTACGCCACCGTAATCTTGCTGAGATTGTCGCACCTTCCCACGCGTTTTCTTTTCTTAATTCTCATATTGATGACATAAAGGCTATTTTTCATTTAGGAGCGATCTCAACAACAACAGAAACAGATGCTGATCTTGTGATTGAAAATAATCTCACCTTCTCAATAAATTTACTTGAATGGTGCACCATCCATCGAAAACAGTTTATTTATGCTTCATCTGCCGCAACTTATGGGGACGGAAATGAAGGCTTTGAGGATAATCAACAAGTAACGGCTCTTAGAAAATTACTTCCTTTAAATGTCTATGGATGGAGTAAGCATGCTTTTGATCTTCGCATCGCGACGCGTCAAGAAGCATATAAGCCCCTTCCGCCTCAATGTGTGGGCCTTAAATTTTTCAATGTTTATGGGCCTAATGAATATCATAAGGGAGCCCAACAAAGCGTCGTCAGTCATATTTTTGAGACTTTAAAAACTCACTCTCACGCAAGGCTTTTTAAATCTTATCATCCTCACTATCAAGATGGGGGACAACTTCGCGATTTTATATGGGTAGATGATTGTGTTGATATTATGATTTGGCTCTATAAAAATCCTCAAATTAACGGTCTTTTTAATGTAGGAACAGGCAAAGCACGTTCTTTTCTTGATCTCTCAAACGCTGTTTTTCAGGCTCTGAACAGACCTTCAAAAATTAAATTTATCGAGATGCCAGAAGGTTTAAGAGAAAAATATCAATATTATACACAAGCACAAATGAGCCATCTTCGAGAGGTTGGTTATCAAAAACCCTTCACATCCCTTGAAGAAGGAGTTAAACAATATATTCAAAATTATTTACTTCAATCAAATCCTTACAGGTAA
- a CDS encoding prolipoprotein diacylglyceryl transferase has product MPFIYPNINPIALQLGPLSIHWYGLAYVAGILLGWRYALWLIKKQPLKITPQNLTDFISFATIGIVLGGRLGHAIFYAPEYYFHKPWEILFLWQPGMAFHGGLLGFLGASLWFCRKYQTPFLELMDLAACAAPIGIFFGRLANFINGELWGRATGHNWGMIFPHVDALPRHPSQLYEALSEGLFLFLIFFGITRFTAWRQKYQGSLSGAFLIGYAIARIIIECFREPDQHIGYLLWGTTLGQWLTLPLLLFGFGLIVFAQKKTPPYDAM; this is encoded by the coding sequence ATGCCCTTTATTTATCCAAATATAAATCCTATTGCGCTTCAATTAGGTCCTTTGTCCATTCATTGGTACGGACTTGCATATGTCGCAGGAATTCTCTTGGGATGGCGCTATGCTCTTTGGCTCATTAAAAAGCAGCCACTTAAAATCACCCCTCAAAATCTCACTGACTTTATTTCTTTTGCCACAATTGGAATCGTTCTAGGGGGTCGTCTTGGGCATGCTATTTTTTACGCACCTGAATATTATTTTCATAAACCTTGGGAAATTTTATTTCTCTGGCAACCAGGTATGGCTTTCCATGGAGGTCTTCTTGGGTTTTTGGGAGCATCTTTATGGTTTTGTCGTAAATACCAAACTCCTTTTTTAGAGCTAATGGATTTAGCTGCTTGTGCCGCTCCTATTGGGATCTTTTTTGGTCGCCTAGCAAATTTTATTAATGGTGAACTCTGGGGCCGAGCAACTGGACATAATTGGGGAATGATTTTCCCCCATGTTGATGCTCTCCCCCGTCACCCAAGTCAACTGTATGAAGCCCTTAGTGAGGGGCTCTTCCTTTTTCTCATCTTCTTTGGCATTACCCGTTTCACTGCTTGGCGTCAAAAATATCAAGGCTCATTATCCGGGGCTTTTCTTATTGGATACGCGATCGCCCGCATTATTATTGAGTGTTTCAGAGAGCCTGATCAGCATATTGGTTACCTTCTCTGGGGAACAACCTTAGGCCAATGGTTAACACTGCCTTTACTTCTATTTGGTTTCGGTCTCATCGTCTTTGCACAGAAGAAAACGCCTCCTTATGACGCCATGTGA
- a CDS encoding SAM-dependent methyltransferase, whose amino-acid sequence MTPCENHLRTRLKTDQWLSIAEFMKTALHDPHYGYYSQQHVIGSQNDFITAPEVSQFFGESLGFWLLNIWEKLGRPSPFILLELGPGRGTLLADLLRLTSQRPDFIQGIYLYLVDINPHLKAHQEKQLSAYSPQWFEALSSALKAAQGLPLFVIANEFLDVFPIHQYMRTSTGWHERGIAIDTTESLTYSLTKNPPEINPSFFPSEAKEGDIFETCPEAEQVVREISQYLTQHQGGALFIDYGYKEGTGDTFQALYQHHYISPLEHLGEADLTAHVHFGALLNLLDHFPSLHKNLSSQGDFLKVCGIEPWAHKVMQKASPQQCEIINHALHRLLSPHQMGTLFKVLEVYSAC is encoded by the coding sequence ATGACGCCATGTGAAAATCATCTTCGTACCCGTCTTAAAACTGACCAATGGCTAAGTATTGCCGAATTTATGAAGACTGCGCTTCATGATCCTCACTATGGTTATTATTCTCAACAACACGTCATTGGGAGTCAAAATGATTTTATCACCGCTCCTGAAGTCTCTCAATTTTTTGGTGAAAGTCTTGGTTTCTGGCTCTTAAATATTTGGGAAAAACTAGGAAGACCTTCTCCTTTTATCCTGCTTGAGCTTGGGCCAGGACGCGGCACTCTTCTTGCTGATTTACTCCGCTTAACTTCTCAGCGTCCAGATTTTATCCAAGGGATTTATTTATATCTCGTTGATATCAATCCACATCTAAAAGCCCATCAAGAGAAGCAACTTTCAGCCTACTCACCTCAGTGGTTTGAGGCTCTTTCATCAGCTCTAAAAGCAGCTCAAGGTTTACCTCTTTTTGTGATTGCAAATGAATTCTTAGATGTTTTCCCCATTCACCAATACATGCGAACATCTACTGGATGGCATGAAAGAGGCATCGCTATAGATACAACAGAATCTCTCACATATTCCCTCACAAAAAATCCTCCTGAGATTAATCCTTCCTTTTTTCCTTCTGAGGCAAAAGAAGGAGATATTTTTGAAACATGCCCTGAAGCAGAACAAGTTGTTAGAGAGATAAGTCAATACTTAACTCAACATCAAGGAGGCGCTTTATTCATTGATTATGGATACAAAGAAGGCACAGGAGATACTTTTCAAGCCCTCTATCAACATCACTATATTTCTCCTCTTGAACATTTAGGGGAAGCTGATCTGACAGCTCATGTTCATTTCGGAGCTCTTCTTAATTTGCTTGATCACTTCCCTTCTCTTCATAAGAATTTGTCTTCTCAAGGAGATTTTTTAAAAGTTTGCGGGATTGAGCCTTGGGCTCATAAAGTGATGCAAAAAGCATCTCCCCAACAATGTGAAATCATAAATCATGCGCTTCATCGGTTGCTCAGCCCTCATCAAATGGGCACTCTTTTTAAAGTTCTTGAGGTTTATTCAGCATGTTAA
- the pgeF gene encoding peptidoglycan editing factor PgeF, giving the protein MLTPLQSPVFSTISNLKHGFFTRQGGVSEGIYASLNLSVSKGDSAENIDENQRRAMKWFNDKPLLFMNQIHEDEILYVTSPFDFHKLPKVDSLITSSPDLVLSVITADCIPLLLADSESNFIGAVHSGWRGTLKNIAGKTARKMRELGAKKIYAALGPAISQKHFEVGPEVYEAFKDQYSSFFIPSLTPNRYLCDLKGIVVEQLWQEGIDMTDVLSHDTYSTPDLFFSCRRSTHQNEAHFGCQLSAIMITSLS; this is encoded by the coding sequence ATGTTAACTCCTTTACAATCTCCCGTGTTTTCAACAATTTCCAACCTTAAACATGGATTTTTTACGCGCCAAGGTGGCGTTTCTGAGGGAATTTATGCTTCTTTAAATTTAAGTGTATCAAAAGGAGATTCAGCGGAAAATATCGATGAAAATCAACGTCGCGCTATGAAATGGTTTAATGATAAGCCTCTCCTCTTTATGAATCAAATTCATGAGGATGAAATTTTATATGTGACCTCCCCTTTTGATTTTCATAAACTCCCCAAAGTAGATAGCCTTATCACAAGTTCTCCAGACCTTGTTTTAAGCGTCATAACAGCAGATTGCATTCCACTCCTTTTAGCCGACTCTGAATCAAACTTCATTGGCGCTGTTCATTCTGGCTGGCGAGGAACATTAAAAAATATTGCCGGGAAAACTGCCCGAAAAATGAGAGAACTCGGTGCTAAAAAAATCTATGCTGCTTTAGGTCCTGCCATTAGTCAAAAACATTTTGAAGTTGGGCCAGAAGTTTATGAAGCTTTTAAAGATCAATACTCAAGCTTTTTCATACCAAGCCTTACGCCAAACCGTTATCTTTGCGATCTCAAAGGGATCGTCGTTGAACAACTCTGGCAAGAAGGCATCGACATGACTGACGTTCTTTCTCATGATACCTATTCAACCCCTGATCTTTTCTTCAGTTGTCGTCGTTCAACACACCAAAATGAAGCTCATTTTGGATGCCAACTCTCGGCAATTATGATCACTTCTCTTTCGTGA
- a CDS encoding F0F1 ATP synthase subunit delta — protein MNQASKRYAEALFKSAAESKEIEKIRQELYVFKKLFNQHAILEKILYTPLLSKKEVADALLELAKRIGFSALFTNFLQVLALQKRLPLLQDITASFEEIFDRSQGILKAYITSAHKMNEEQKKLLITLLEQKLSSKIILHENINTNLLGGYIIQIGPYLFDNTLSYKLNKLYQSLKRIA, from the coding sequence ATGAATCAAGCCTCAAAAAGATATGCCGAAGCGCTTTTTAAAAGTGCTGCGGAAAGTAAAGAAATCGAAAAAATTCGACAAGAATTGTATGTCTTTAAAAAACTTTTTAATCAACACGCAATCCTAGAAAAAATACTCTACACGCCTCTTCTTAGCAAAAAAGAAGTTGCTGATGCTCTTCTTGAACTTGCAAAGAGGATTGGGTTCTCAGCTTTATTCACGAACTTTTTACAAGTTCTTGCGCTTCAAAAACGCCTCCCTCTTTTACAAGATATTACGGCCTCTTTTGAAGAAATTTTTGATCGATCTCAAGGTATTTTAAAGGCTTATATTACTTCTGCGCACAAAATGAATGAAGAACAAAAAAAGCTATTAATTACTCTCCTTGAACAAAAATTGTCTTCAAAAATCATTTTACACGAAAATATCAATACAAACTTATTAGGCGGATATATTATCCAAATTGGCCCCTATCTTTTTGATAATACTCTGAGTTATAAACTAAATAAGCTCTACCAATCACTTAAAAGGATTGCATAA
- a CDS encoding F0F1 ATP synthase subunit alpha — MELKASEITSILQKQITNFALNTEFSEIGHVLEVGDGIARVFGLDHIQAGEMVEFPQGIQGMALNLESDNVGIVILGETAAIKEGDLVKRTGRIAEVPTGDSLLGRVVDALGQPLDGKGPLERTKKTRIEVKAPGIIARQSVTEPMQTGIMAIDALVPIGRGQRELIIGDRQTGKTAIAIDTILNQRKKNETASDSEKLYCIYIAIGQKKSTIAQIVKILEEQGAMAYTTVVVATASDPASMQFLAPYSGTAMGEYFRDNGKHALIIYDDLSKHAVAYRQMSLLLRRPPGREAYPGDVFYLHSRLLERAAKLSEASGGGSLTALPIIETQAGDVSAYIPTNVISITDGQIFLETDLFYKGIRPAINVGLSVSRVGSAAQVKAMKQVSGKIKLELAQYREMAAFSQFSSDLDAATQNLLARGERLTEMLKQAQYSPVSLGDQIIVIFSGVRGYLDKIKTSDISRFVKEMLFTLSNQKPELVQEIQEKGIITSAREEELIQFLDHFISLFA; from the coding sequence ATGGAATTAAAAGCAAGCGAAATTACCTCAATTCTTCAAAAACAAATTACTAATTTCGCCCTGAATACAGAATTTTCAGAAATCGGCCATGTGCTAGAAGTAGGTGATGGAATTGCACGTGTTTTCGGTCTTGATCATATTCAAGCTGGTGAAATGGTCGAATTCCCCCAAGGCATTCAAGGTATGGCTCTTAATCTTGAAAGCGATAATGTGGGAATCGTTATTTTAGGCGAAACTGCAGCGATTAAAGAAGGAGATCTTGTAAAGCGTACAGGGCGGATTGCTGAAGTTCCCACAGGAGATTCCCTTTTAGGGCGCGTCGTTGATGCTTTAGGTCAACCTTTAGATGGTAAAGGGCCTTTAGAAAGAACAAAAAAAACGCGCATTGAAGTTAAAGCGCCAGGCATTATTGCGCGTCAATCTGTCACTGAACCTATGCAAACGGGGATTATGGCAATTGATGCGTTAGTTCCAATTGGTCGAGGCCAACGTGAATTGATCATTGGAGATCGTCAAACTGGAAAAACAGCGATTGCCATTGATACTATCCTAAATCAAAGAAAGAAAAATGAAACTGCCTCTGATTCTGAAAAACTTTACTGTATTTATATTGCAATAGGTCAAAAAAAATCGACGATTGCTCAGATTGTAAAAATCCTTGAAGAACAAGGCGCAATGGCTTACACAACTGTTGTCGTCGCCACAGCCTCAGATCCTGCTTCTATGCAATTTTTGGCCCCCTATTCAGGAACAGCCATGGGAGAATATTTCAGAGATAATGGCAAACATGCTTTAATCATCTATGATGATCTTTCTAAACATGCCGTCGCTTATCGTCAGATGTCTCTTCTTTTACGCCGCCCTCCTGGCCGTGAAGCTTATCCTGGTGACGTATTTTATCTTCATTCACGTCTTCTTGAGCGAGCAGCTAAATTGAGTGAAGCATCTGGTGGTGGCTCGTTGACAGCTCTTCCAATCATTGAAACGCAAGCCGGTGACGTGTCTGCGTATATCCCCACTAATGTCATCTCAATTACAGATGGTCAAATCTTTCTTGAAACGGATCTTTTTTATAAAGGGATTCGACCTGCCATCAATGTGGGATTATCCGTCAGTCGTGTAGGCTCAGCAGCCCAAGTAAAAGCGATGAAACAAGTCTCTGGAAAGATTAAGCTTGAATTAGCGCAATACCGTGAGATGGCGGCTTTCTCTCAATTTTCTTCAGATCTCGATGCAGCAACGCAAAATCTCCTTGCAAGAGGAGAAAGACTCACAGAGATGCTTAAACAAGCACAATATTCTCCTGTTTCTTTGGGAGATCAAATTATTGTTATTTTTTCTGGCGTTCGAGGATATTTAGACAAAATTAAAACAAGCGATATTAGCCGTTTTGTAAAAGAGATGCTCTTTACACTGTCAAATCAAAAACCTGAACTCGTCCAAGAAATTCAAGAAAAAGGTATTATCACCTCAGCACGTGAAGAAGAACTTATCCAATTTCTTGATCATTTTATAAGTCTTTTTGCTTAA
- a CDS encoding F0F1 ATP synthase subunit gamma — MPSLKDLKDRQRSIVATKKITSAMKMIAAAKLKKAQTQAYAARPYTELMATMLEDLLARIQDPTQLPVSFIGRTPARSHMIILTTSNRGLSGSFNSSLVRMAETHIKKLQAKNQDVKIYCIGRKGKEQLSRCYHPLIIQTVDALDKPRFYDASNIAKELFSLFENQEFDACSIIYNKFISALEQKVTLTSLIPFKLEHDNPAQQRIDKAPQALKSPYEYEPGESEVLDQLLFRNLAVQIYHTLLENVASEQGARMSAMDTATRNANDMLKTINLTYNRTRQAYITKELIEIISGAETL; from the coding sequence ATGCCTAGCCTCAAAGACCTTAAAGATCGCCAACGCAGTATCGTGGCAACAAAAAAAATAACGTCAGCCATGAAGATGATTGCAGCAGCAAAACTAAAAAAAGCACAAACGCAAGCTTATGCTGCTCGACCTTATACTGAACTCATGGCCACGATGTTAGAAGACCTTCTTGCCCGTATTCAAGATCCTACTCAGTTGCCTGTTTCCTTTATTGGACGCACCCCAGCTCGCTCACATATGATTATTCTCACGACATCTAACCGAGGATTAAGTGGAAGCTTTAATTCCTCCCTTGTTCGAATGGCAGAGACTCATATTAAAAAGTTACAAGCAAAAAACCAGGACGTAAAAATCTATTGCATAGGACGCAAAGGAAAAGAGCAACTTTCCCGTTGCTATCATCCGCTTATCATCCAAACTGTCGATGCTCTTGATAAACCTCGCTTCTATGATGCCTCAAACATCGCAAAAGAGCTTTTTAGTTTATTTGAGAATCAAGAATTTGATGCGTGCAGCATTATTTACAATAAGTTTATTTCCGCTCTCGAGCAAAAAGTAACTCTAACTTCTCTTATTCCTTTTAAATTAGAGCACGATAATCCGGCTCAACAACGAATTGATAAAGCTCCCCAAGCTTTAAAATCTCCTTACGAATATGAACCTGGAGAATCAGAAGTTCTCGATCAACTCTTATTCAGGAATTTAGCTGTACAAATTTATCATACCCTTTTGGAAAATGTGGCAAGCGAGCAAGGTGCTCGCATGTCTGCAATGGACACCGCAACTCGAAATGCAAATGACATGCTTAAAACAATTAATCTTACCTATAATCGGACACGACAAGCTTATATTACAAAAGAATTAATTGAAATTATTTCTGGGGCTGAAACACTTTAA
- the atpD gene encoding F0F1 ATP synthase subunit beta, protein MIHEETKGKIEQVIGAVVDVAFEGSLPSILNALHVQNQNQLLVLEVAKHLGNNIVRTIALDSTEGLVRGQEVINTGKTIEIPVGPETLGRILNVIGEPIDERGPIKTKKRYPIHRAPPKFTEQSTQTEMLVTGIKVVDLLAPYLKGGKIGLFGGAGVGKTVIIMELINNIAKAHGGYSVFAGVGERTREGNDLYYEMIESGVIDLKGTNSKATLVYGQMNEPPGARARVGLTGLSIAEYFRDEENQDVLLFIDNIFRFTQAGAEVSALLGRIPSAVGYQPTLATEMGEFQERITSTNKGSITSVQAIYVPADDLTDPAPATSFAHLDATTVLNRQIAELGIYPAVDPLDSTSRILTPAIVGEKHYTVAREVQRILQTYKSLQDIIAILGMDELSEEDKLTVARARKIQRFLSQPFHVAEIFTGTPGIFVPLNETINGFEGIVEGRYDYLPEMAFYMVGTIDEAIKKAELIS, encoded by the coding sequence ATGATACATGAAGAAACCAAAGGCAAAATTGAACAAGTAATTGGTGCCGTCGTTGATGTTGCCTTTGAAGGTTCTCTTCCTTCTATCTTAAATGCCCTCCATGTTCAAAACCAGAACCAACTACTTGTACTCGAAGTTGCCAAGCATTTAGGCAATAATATCGTTCGTACAATTGCTTTGGACTCTACAGAAGGTCTTGTGAGAGGCCAAGAAGTTATCAATACGGGGAAAACAATTGAAATTCCCGTAGGTCCCGAAACATTAGGACGAATTCTGAATGTTATTGGTGAACCTATTGATGAACGTGGCCCCATTAAAACTAAAAAAAGATATCCTATTCATCGGGCACCACCGAAATTCACAGAACAATCAACACAAACGGAAATGCTTGTCACTGGAATTAAAGTCGTTGACCTTCTTGCCCCCTATTTGAAAGGGGGAAAAATTGGCCTTTTTGGAGGGGCCGGCGTTGGAAAAACCGTCATTATTATGGAACTTATTAATAATATTGCGAAAGCACACGGTGGATATTCTGTTTTTGCGGGGGTTGGCGAAAGAACACGAGAAGGCAACGATCTCTATTATGAAATGATTGAATCAGGTGTCATTGACTTAAAAGGAACTAACTCTAAAGCAACGCTTGTTTACGGACAAATGAACGAACCTCCAGGGGCCCGTGCCCGTGTTGGTTTAACAGGGCTTTCAATTGCTGAATATTTTAGAGATGAAGAAAATCAAGATGTCCTTCTCTTTATTGATAATATTTTCCGCTTTACACAAGCAGGGGCTGAAGTTTCCGCTCTTCTGGGAAGAATTCCTTCTGCCGTCGGCTACCAACCCACGCTTGCAACCGAGATGGGTGAGTTCCAAGAACGTATTACAAGTACCAATAAAGGTTCTATTACTTCCGTCCAAGCTATTTATGTTCCTGCAGATGACTTGACTGATCCTGCTCCTGCGACGTCATTTGCCCATCTTGATGCAACAACCGTTCTCAACCGACAAATTGCCGAGCTCGGTATTTATCCTGCTGTTGATCCTTTAGATTCAACGTCACGGATTTTAACGCCTGCAATAGTTGGTGAAAAACATTATACCGTTGCACGAGAAGTGCAACGTATCCTGCAAACCTATAAATCTTTACAAGATATCATTGCGATTTTAGGAATGGACGAACTTTCAGAAGAAGATAAATTAACAGTTGCACGTGCCCGCAAAATTCAACGTTTCCTCTCTCAACCTTTTCACGTAGCAGAAATATTTACAGGCACTCCTGGGATTTTTGTTCCTTTAAATGAGACCATTAATGGCTTTGAAGGTATTGTTGAAGGACGCTATGACTATCTTCCTGAAATGGCTTTTTACATGGTTGGCACGATTGATGAAGCTATTAAAAAAGCCGAGCTAATTTCTTAA
- the atpC gene encoding ATP synthase F1 subunit epsilon, whose translation MSSKLHFRIVSPERLLFTDDIEMVIIPGSRGDFGVLPSHSPMVSTLRPGLVTIYNRGNIQERVYVANGFAHLTETDCTILAEESIFLAEMNAEMIEETIKYAKQELENARTEEEKAALKRDLDYIRSKLELLRRVNQ comes from the coding sequence ATGTCTTCTAAATTACACTTCAGAATTGTCTCTCCAGAACGCCTTCTTTTTACAGATGATATTGAGATGGTTATCATTCCTGGAAGCAGAGGTGATTTTGGCGTGTTACCATCCCACTCTCCGATGGTTTCAACTCTTCGTCCAGGTCTTGTGACGATTTATAATAGAGGCAATATTCAAGAAAGAGTTTATGTGGCTAATGGATTTGCCCACCTCACTGAGACCGATTGTACAATTCTGGCAGAAGAAAGTATTTTTCTCGCAGAAATGAATGCTGAAATGATTGAAGAAACTATTAAATATGCGAAACAAGAGCTTGAAAATGCCCGGACAGAAGAAGAAAAAGCAGCTCTGAAACGTGATCTTGATTACATTCGCTCAAAACTTGAACTTTTACGGCGTGTGAATCAATAA